One genomic window of Camelina sativa cultivar DH55 chromosome 5, Cs, whole genome shotgun sequence includes the following:
- the LOC104785940 gene encoding DExH-box ATP-dependent RNA helicase DExH1-like isoform X3 produces the protein MQQVVSLSSCISTLRFLLPSKLSPLRPLFHIAAMPPYGPNSQGGRRGGGFSSGRGGGARRGGGRGGGGGGRGGGGGGRGEQRWWDPVWRAERLRQQQVEMEVFDENEWWNKIEQWKTGGEQEMLIKRNFSRGDQQTLSDMAYQLGLHFHAYNKGKALVVSKVPLPDYRADLDDRHGSTQKEITMSTETERKLGSLLKTTQESGSSSSSTSAVHDQQDRTATLGLKRPDSASKLPDSLEKEKFSAAHKERQEKLKATESVKALQAFREKLPAFRMKEGFLKSVSENQVLVVSGETGCGKTTQLPQFILEEEISSLRGADCNIICTQPRRISAISVASRISAERGEPIGESVGYQIRLESKRSDQTRLLFCTTGVLLRRLIEDPNLTNVSHLLVDEIHERGMNEDFLLIILRDLLPRRPDLRLILMSATINADMFSTYFGNAPTMHIPGFTFPVAELFLEDVLEKSRYSIKSSDSGNYQGNSRGRRRDSESKKDDLTTLFEIDINVHYKSYSSATRLSLEAWSGAQIDVDLVEATLEHICRHEGDGAILVFLTGWDEISKLLEKINGNRLLGDSSKFLILPLHGSMPTVNQREIFDRPPPNKRKIVLATNIAESSITIDDVVYVVDCGKAKETSYDALNKVACLLPSWISKASAHQRRGRAGRVQAGVCYRLYPKVIYDSFPQYQLPEIIRTPLQELCLHIKSLQVGSIGSFLAKALQPPDALAVENAIELLKTIGALDDIEDLTPLGRHLCTLPVDPNIGKMLLIGAIFQCVNPALTIAAALAYRSPFVLPLNRKEEADDAKRYFAGDSCSDHIALLKAYEGYRDAKRGGNEKDFCWQNFLSPVTLRMMEDMRNQFLDLLSDIGFVDKSRPSAYNQYSQDMEMVSAVLCAGLYPNVVQCKRRGKRTAFYTKELGKVDIHPGSVNARVNLFSLPYLVYSEKVKTTSVYIRDSTNISDYALLMFGGNLIPSKTGEGIEMLGGYLHFSASKNVLELIQRLRGEVDKLLNKKIEDPSLDITVEGKGVVSAVVELLRSRNISEINSLDRSREIIV, from the exons ATGCAACAAGTAGTGTCCCTCTCTTCTTGTATCTCCACGCTTcgcttccttcttccttctaaACTCTCTCCGCTTCGTCCTCTCTTCCATATCGCTGCCATGCCTCCTTACGGTCCTAATTCTCAAGGTGGTCGTCGTGGCGGAGGTTTTTCCTCCGGTCGGGGCGGTGGTGCTCGTCGTGGTGGTGGACGCGGCGGTGGCGGCGGCGGtcgtggcggtggtggtggcggccGTGGAGAACAGCGATGGTGGGATCCGGTCTGGAGAGCTGAGCGTCTGCGCCAGCAACAAGTTGAG atGGAAGTTTTTGATGAGAATGAATGGTGGAACAAGATTGAGCAATGGAAAACAGGAGGAGAACAAGAGATGTTAATTAAGCGTAATTTTAGCAGGGGAGATCAGCAAACACTTTCTGATATGGCTTATCAGCTTGGTCTTCACTT CCATGCATACAATAAAGGGAAGGCTCTTGTAGTTAGCAAAGTTCCTTTACCAGATTATCGGGCTGATCTTGATGATCGGCATGGATCCACTCAGAAAGAG ATTACAATGTCGACAGAGACTGAGAGAAAACTTGGAAGTCTTTTGAAAACAACACAAGAATCAGGGTCTTCAAGTTCATCTACTTCAGCTGTTCATGATCAACAGGACCGTACAGCAACTCTTGGCTTGAAAAGACCTGATTCTGCTTCCAAATTGCCCGATTCtcttgagaaagaaaaattcaGTGCTGCACACAAGGAAAGGCAGGAAAAGCTTaag GCAACTGAGAGTGTAAAAGCACTTCAAGCTTTCAGAGAAAAGCTACCTGCTTTTAGAATGAAAGAGGGGTTTCTTAAATCTGTTTCAGAAAATCAG GTATTGGTAGTTTCAGGAGAGACCGGGTGTGGTAAAACAACTCAACTTCCTCAATTTATATTGGAGGAAGAAATATCATCCCTAAGAGGTGCTGATTGCAACATAATTTGTACACAACCTCGACGTATTTCTGCCATATCGGTTGCTTCACGTATATCTGCTGAAAGGGGTGAACCCATTGGTGAATCTGTGGGTTATCAGATTCGTCTAGAATCAAAGCGTTCTGATCAAACACGATTGCTATTTTGCACTACTGGTGTCTTACTCCGGCGGCTG ATTGAGGATCCTAATCTAACTAATGTAAGCCATTTGCTTGTGGATGAGATTCACGAGAGAGGCATGAATGAGGATTTCCTACTAATCATACTACGTGATCTCCTTCCTCGACGCCCAGATTTGCGTCTTATTCTGATGAGTGCTACGATAAACGCTGACATGTTCTCAACATATTTCGGGAACGCTCCAACGATGCATATCCCG GGGTTCACATTCCCTGTGGCAGAGTTATTCCTAGAAGATGTACTGGAGAAAAGTCGCTATAGTATTAAGTCGTCTGATTCAGGGAATTATCAAGGCAATTCGAGAGGTAGGAGAAGAGACTCAGAATCCAAGAAGGATGACCTGACTACTCTGTTTGAG atTGATATCAATGTTCACTATAAAAGTTATAGTTCAGCCACAAGACTTTCTCTCGAAGCATGGTCTGGTGCACAGATTGATGTGGATCTG GTGGAGGCTACACTTGAACATATTTGCCGTCATGAAGGTGATGGGGCGATTCTTGTCTTCCTCACTGGCTGGGATGAGATTTCGAAACTGCTTGAGAAAATCAACGGGAACAGACTGCTTGGAGATTCTAGCAAGTTCTTAATTCTTCCTCTGCATGGTTCAATGCCGACGGTTAATCAACGTGAAATTTTTGACCGTCCACCTCCTAATAAGCG GAAAATAGTTTTGGCTACAAACATTGCCGAGAGTAGTATTACAATTGATGATGTTGTATATGTTGTGGATTGCGGTAAAGCAAAGGAAACTAGCTATGATGCTTTGAACAAGGTGGCATGTCTCTTGCCATCATGGATTTCAAAGGCTTCAGCACACCAG AGACGAGGTCGTGCTGGACGTGTCCAAGCTGGAGTTTGCTACAGGTTGTATCCAAAAGTCATCTATGATTCTTTCCCACAGTATCAGTTACCAGAAATCATACGGACTCCACTGCAAGAGTTATGCCTGCATATCAAAAGTTTGCAGGTTGGATCCATAGGATCATTCTTGGCCAAGGCATTGCAGCCACCAGATGCACTTGCTGTTGAGAATGCTATTGAACTTCTCAAAACAATTGGGGCTTTAGACGACATTGAAGATCTTACACCCCTTG GTCGGCATCTTTGCACTCTACCCGTAGACCCAAATATAGGAAAGATGCTTCTGATTGGAGCTATCTTCCAGTGCGTCAATCCTGCTTTGACAATTGCCGCTGCGCTGGCATATCGTAGCCCCTTTGTCTTACCATTAAATaggaaagaagaagctgatgatgCTAAAAGATATTTTGCTGGTGATTCCTGCAG TGATCACATTGCTCTGCTTAAGGCATATGAGGGATATCGGGATGCAAAGCGTGGTGGAAACGAAAAAGATTTTTGTTGGCAAAACTTTCTTTCCCCTGTAACTCTAAGGATGATGGAGGATATGAGAAACCAGTTTCTTGATCTTTTATCAGATATAGGTTTCGTAGACAAATCAAGGCCAAGT GCATACAACCAATACAGCCAAGACATGGAGATGGTAAGCGCGGTTTTGTGTGCGGGGCTGTACCCAAATGTTGTGCAATGCAAAAGAAGAGGGAAGCGCACTGCATTCTACACTAAAGAGTTGGGTAAAGTTGATATCCACCCTGGATCTGTCAACGCAAGAGTAAATCTCTTCTCGCTGCCGTATTTGGTCTACAGCGAAAAGGTGAAGACGACAAGTGTATATATCCGAGACTCGACAAACATATCAGATTATGCACTCCTTATGTTCGGTGGCAATCTTATCCCAAGCAAAACCGGGGAAGGTATAGAGATGTTGGGAGGGTATCTCCATTTCTCTGCCTCGAAGAACGTCTTGGAACTGATACAG AGATTGCGGGGAGAGGTGGACAAGCTGCTGAATAAGAAGATAGAGGATCCGAGTTTGGACATAACTGTGGAGGGAAAAGGAGTGGTTTCAGCTGTGGTGGAGTTGTTACGCAGCCGAAACATAAG TGAAATCAACTCTCTCGATCGCTCTCGGGAAATAATAGTATGA
- the LOC104785940 gene encoding DExH-box ATP-dependent RNA helicase DExH1-like isoform X2: MQQVVSLSSCISTLRFLLPSKLSPLRPLFHIAAMPPYGPNSQGGRRGGGFSSGRGGGARRGGGRGGGGGGRGGGGGGRGEQRWWDPVWRAERLRQQQVEMEVFDENEWWNKIEQWKTGGEQEMLIKRNFSRGDQQTLSDMAYQLGLHFHAYNKGKALVVSKVPLPDYRADLDDRHGSTQKEITMSTETERKLGSLLKTTQESGSSSSSTSAVHDQQDRTATLGLKRPDSASKLPDSLEKEKFSAAHKERQEKLKATESVKALQAFREKLPAFRMKEGFLKSVSENQVLVVSGETGCGKTTQLPQFILEEEISSLRGADCNIICTQPRRISAISVASRISAERGEPIGESVGYQIRLESKRSDQTRLLFCTTGVLLRRLIEDPNLTNVSHLLVDEIHERGMNEDFLLIILRDLLPRRPDLRLILMSATINADMFSTYFGNAPTMHIPGFTFPVAELFLEDVLEKSRYSIKSSDSGNYQGNSRGRRRDSESKKDDLTTLFEEIDINVHYKSYSSATRLSLEAWSGAQIDVDLVEATLEHICRHEGDGAILVFLTGWDEISKLLEKINGNRLLGDSSKFLILPLHGSMPTVNQREIFDRPPPNKRKIVLATNIAESSITIDDVVYVVDCGKAKETSYDALNKVACLLPSWISKASAHQRRGRAGRVQAGVCYRLYPKVIYDSFPQYQLPEIIRTPLQELCLHIKSLQVGSIGSFLAKALQPPDALAVENAIELLKTIGALDDIEDLTPLGRHLCTLPVDPNIGKMLLIGAIFQCVNPALTIAAALAYRSPFVLPLNRKEEADDAKRYFAGDSCSDHIALLKAYEGYRDAKRGGNEKDFCWQNFLSPVTLRMMEDMRNQFLDLLSDIGFVDKSRPSAYNQYSQDMEMVSAVLCAGLYPNVVQCKRRGKRTAFYTKELGKVDIHPGSVNARVNLFSLPYLVYSEKVKTTSVYIRDSTNISDYALLMFGGNLIPSKTGEGIEMLGGYLHFSASKNVLELIQRLRGEVDKLLNKKIEDPSLDITVEGKGVVSAVVELLRSRNIRYENYGSREQTLI, encoded by the exons ATGCAACAAGTAGTGTCCCTCTCTTCTTGTATCTCCACGCTTcgcttccttcttccttctaaACTCTCTCCGCTTCGTCCTCTCTTCCATATCGCTGCCATGCCTCCTTACGGTCCTAATTCTCAAGGTGGTCGTCGTGGCGGAGGTTTTTCCTCCGGTCGGGGCGGTGGTGCTCGTCGTGGTGGTGGACGCGGCGGTGGCGGCGGCGGtcgtggcggtggtggtggcggccGTGGAGAACAGCGATGGTGGGATCCGGTCTGGAGAGCTGAGCGTCTGCGCCAGCAACAAGTTGAG atGGAAGTTTTTGATGAGAATGAATGGTGGAACAAGATTGAGCAATGGAAAACAGGAGGAGAACAAGAGATGTTAATTAAGCGTAATTTTAGCAGGGGAGATCAGCAAACACTTTCTGATATGGCTTATCAGCTTGGTCTTCACTT CCATGCATACAATAAAGGGAAGGCTCTTGTAGTTAGCAAAGTTCCTTTACCAGATTATCGGGCTGATCTTGATGATCGGCATGGATCCACTCAGAAAGAG ATTACAATGTCGACAGAGACTGAGAGAAAACTTGGAAGTCTTTTGAAAACAACACAAGAATCAGGGTCTTCAAGTTCATCTACTTCAGCTGTTCATGATCAACAGGACCGTACAGCAACTCTTGGCTTGAAAAGACCTGATTCTGCTTCCAAATTGCCCGATTCtcttgagaaagaaaaattcaGTGCTGCACACAAGGAAAGGCAGGAAAAGCTTaag GCAACTGAGAGTGTAAAAGCACTTCAAGCTTTCAGAGAAAAGCTACCTGCTTTTAGAATGAAAGAGGGGTTTCTTAAATCTGTTTCAGAAAATCAG GTATTGGTAGTTTCAGGAGAGACCGGGTGTGGTAAAACAACTCAACTTCCTCAATTTATATTGGAGGAAGAAATATCATCCCTAAGAGGTGCTGATTGCAACATAATTTGTACACAACCTCGACGTATTTCTGCCATATCGGTTGCTTCACGTATATCTGCTGAAAGGGGTGAACCCATTGGTGAATCTGTGGGTTATCAGATTCGTCTAGAATCAAAGCGTTCTGATCAAACACGATTGCTATTTTGCACTACTGGTGTCTTACTCCGGCGGCTG ATTGAGGATCCTAATCTAACTAATGTAAGCCATTTGCTTGTGGATGAGATTCACGAGAGAGGCATGAATGAGGATTTCCTACTAATCATACTACGTGATCTCCTTCCTCGACGCCCAGATTTGCGTCTTATTCTGATGAGTGCTACGATAAACGCTGACATGTTCTCAACATATTTCGGGAACGCTCCAACGATGCATATCCCG GGGTTCACATTCCCTGTGGCAGAGTTATTCCTAGAAGATGTACTGGAGAAAAGTCGCTATAGTATTAAGTCGTCTGATTCAGGGAATTATCAAGGCAATTCGAGAGGTAGGAGAAGAGACTCAGAATCCAAGAAGGATGACCTGACTACTCTGTTTGAG gagatTGATATCAATGTTCACTATAAAAGTTATAGTTCAGCCACAAGACTTTCTCTCGAAGCATGGTCTGGTGCACAGATTGATGTGGATCTG GTGGAGGCTACACTTGAACATATTTGCCGTCATGAAGGTGATGGGGCGATTCTTGTCTTCCTCACTGGCTGGGATGAGATTTCGAAACTGCTTGAGAAAATCAACGGGAACAGACTGCTTGGAGATTCTAGCAAGTTCTTAATTCTTCCTCTGCATGGTTCAATGCCGACGGTTAATCAACGTGAAATTTTTGACCGTCCACCTCCTAATAAGCG GAAAATAGTTTTGGCTACAAACATTGCCGAGAGTAGTATTACAATTGATGATGTTGTATATGTTGTGGATTGCGGTAAAGCAAAGGAAACTAGCTATGATGCTTTGAACAAGGTGGCATGTCTCTTGCCATCATGGATTTCAAAGGCTTCAGCACACCAG AGACGAGGTCGTGCTGGACGTGTCCAAGCTGGAGTTTGCTACAGGTTGTATCCAAAAGTCATCTATGATTCTTTCCCACAGTATCAGTTACCAGAAATCATACGGACTCCACTGCAAGAGTTATGCCTGCATATCAAAAGTTTGCAGGTTGGATCCATAGGATCATTCTTGGCCAAGGCATTGCAGCCACCAGATGCACTTGCTGTTGAGAATGCTATTGAACTTCTCAAAACAATTGGGGCTTTAGACGACATTGAAGATCTTACACCCCTTG GTCGGCATCTTTGCACTCTACCCGTAGACCCAAATATAGGAAAGATGCTTCTGATTGGAGCTATCTTCCAGTGCGTCAATCCTGCTTTGACAATTGCCGCTGCGCTGGCATATCGTAGCCCCTTTGTCTTACCATTAAATaggaaagaagaagctgatgatgCTAAAAGATATTTTGCTGGTGATTCCTGCAG TGATCACATTGCTCTGCTTAAGGCATATGAGGGATATCGGGATGCAAAGCGTGGTGGAAACGAAAAAGATTTTTGTTGGCAAAACTTTCTTTCCCCTGTAACTCTAAGGATGATGGAGGATATGAGAAACCAGTTTCTTGATCTTTTATCAGATATAGGTTTCGTAGACAAATCAAGGCCAAGT GCATACAACCAATACAGCCAAGACATGGAGATGGTAAGCGCGGTTTTGTGTGCGGGGCTGTACCCAAATGTTGTGCAATGCAAAAGAAGAGGGAAGCGCACTGCATTCTACACTAAAGAGTTGGGTAAAGTTGATATCCACCCTGGATCTGTCAACGCAAGAGTAAATCTCTTCTCGCTGCCGTATTTGGTCTACAGCGAAAAGGTGAAGACGACAAGTGTATATATCCGAGACTCGACAAACATATCAGATTATGCACTCCTTATGTTCGGTGGCAATCTTATCCCAAGCAAAACCGGGGAAGGTATAGAGATGTTGGGAGGGTATCTCCATTTCTCTGCCTCGAAGAACGTCTTGGAACTGATACAG AGATTGCGGGGAGAGGTGGACAAGCTGCTGAATAAGAAGATAGAGGATCCGAGTTTGGACATAACTGTGGAGGGAAAAGGAGTGGTTTCAGCTGTGGTGGAGTTGTTACGCAGCCGAAACATAAG ATACGAAAATTATGGTTCACGGGAACAGACGTTAATATAG
- the LOC104785940 gene encoding DExH-box ATP-dependent RNA helicase DExH1-like isoform X1 has product MQQVVSLSSCISTLRFLLPSKLSPLRPLFHIAAMPPYGPNSQGGRRGGGFSSGRGGGARRGGGRGGGGGGRGGGGGGRGEQRWWDPVWRAERLRQQQVEMEVFDENEWWNKIEQWKTGGEQEMLIKRNFSRGDQQTLSDMAYQLGLHFHAYNKGKALVVSKVPLPDYRADLDDRHGSTQKEITMSTETERKLGSLLKTTQESGSSSSSTSAVHDQQDRTATLGLKRPDSASKLPDSLEKEKFSAAHKERQEKLKATESVKALQAFREKLPAFRMKEGFLKSVSENQVLVVSGETGCGKTTQLPQFILEEEISSLRGADCNIICTQPRRISAISVASRISAERGEPIGESVGYQIRLESKRSDQTRLLFCTTGVLLRRLIEDPNLTNVSHLLVDEIHERGMNEDFLLIILRDLLPRRPDLRLILMSATINADMFSTYFGNAPTMHIPGFTFPVAELFLEDVLEKSRYSIKSSDSGNYQGNSRGRRRDSESKKDDLTTLFEEIDINVHYKSYSSATRLSLEAWSGAQIDVDLVEATLEHICRHEGDGAILVFLTGWDEISKLLEKINGNRLLGDSSKFLILPLHGSMPTVNQREIFDRPPPNKRKIVLATNIAESSITIDDVVYVVDCGKAKETSYDALNKVACLLPSWISKASAHQRRGRAGRVQAGVCYRLYPKVIYDSFPQYQLPEIIRTPLQELCLHIKSLQVGSIGSFLAKALQPPDALAVENAIELLKTIGALDDIEDLTPLGRHLCTLPVDPNIGKMLLIGAIFQCVNPALTIAAALAYRSPFVLPLNRKEEADDAKRYFAGDSCSDHIALLKAYEGYRDAKRGGNEKDFCWQNFLSPVTLRMMEDMRNQFLDLLSDIGFVDKSRPSAYNQYSQDMEMVSAVLCAGLYPNVVQCKRRGKRTAFYTKELGKVDIHPGSVNARVNLFSLPYLVYSEKVKTTSVYIRDSTNISDYALLMFGGNLIPSKTGEGIEMLGGYLHFSASKNVLELIQRLRGEVDKLLNKKIEDPSLDITVEGKGVVSAVVELLRSRNISEINSLDRSREIIV; this is encoded by the exons ATGCAACAAGTAGTGTCCCTCTCTTCTTGTATCTCCACGCTTcgcttccttcttccttctaaACTCTCTCCGCTTCGTCCTCTCTTCCATATCGCTGCCATGCCTCCTTACGGTCCTAATTCTCAAGGTGGTCGTCGTGGCGGAGGTTTTTCCTCCGGTCGGGGCGGTGGTGCTCGTCGTGGTGGTGGACGCGGCGGTGGCGGCGGCGGtcgtggcggtggtggtggcggccGTGGAGAACAGCGATGGTGGGATCCGGTCTGGAGAGCTGAGCGTCTGCGCCAGCAACAAGTTGAG atGGAAGTTTTTGATGAGAATGAATGGTGGAACAAGATTGAGCAATGGAAAACAGGAGGAGAACAAGAGATGTTAATTAAGCGTAATTTTAGCAGGGGAGATCAGCAAACACTTTCTGATATGGCTTATCAGCTTGGTCTTCACTT CCATGCATACAATAAAGGGAAGGCTCTTGTAGTTAGCAAAGTTCCTTTACCAGATTATCGGGCTGATCTTGATGATCGGCATGGATCCACTCAGAAAGAG ATTACAATGTCGACAGAGACTGAGAGAAAACTTGGAAGTCTTTTGAAAACAACACAAGAATCAGGGTCTTCAAGTTCATCTACTTCAGCTGTTCATGATCAACAGGACCGTACAGCAACTCTTGGCTTGAAAAGACCTGATTCTGCTTCCAAATTGCCCGATTCtcttgagaaagaaaaattcaGTGCTGCACACAAGGAAAGGCAGGAAAAGCTTaag GCAACTGAGAGTGTAAAAGCACTTCAAGCTTTCAGAGAAAAGCTACCTGCTTTTAGAATGAAAGAGGGGTTTCTTAAATCTGTTTCAGAAAATCAG GTATTGGTAGTTTCAGGAGAGACCGGGTGTGGTAAAACAACTCAACTTCCTCAATTTATATTGGAGGAAGAAATATCATCCCTAAGAGGTGCTGATTGCAACATAATTTGTACACAACCTCGACGTATTTCTGCCATATCGGTTGCTTCACGTATATCTGCTGAAAGGGGTGAACCCATTGGTGAATCTGTGGGTTATCAGATTCGTCTAGAATCAAAGCGTTCTGATCAAACACGATTGCTATTTTGCACTACTGGTGTCTTACTCCGGCGGCTG ATTGAGGATCCTAATCTAACTAATGTAAGCCATTTGCTTGTGGATGAGATTCACGAGAGAGGCATGAATGAGGATTTCCTACTAATCATACTACGTGATCTCCTTCCTCGACGCCCAGATTTGCGTCTTATTCTGATGAGTGCTACGATAAACGCTGACATGTTCTCAACATATTTCGGGAACGCTCCAACGATGCATATCCCG GGGTTCACATTCCCTGTGGCAGAGTTATTCCTAGAAGATGTACTGGAGAAAAGTCGCTATAGTATTAAGTCGTCTGATTCAGGGAATTATCAAGGCAATTCGAGAGGTAGGAGAAGAGACTCAGAATCCAAGAAGGATGACCTGACTACTCTGTTTGAG gagatTGATATCAATGTTCACTATAAAAGTTATAGTTCAGCCACAAGACTTTCTCTCGAAGCATGGTCTGGTGCACAGATTGATGTGGATCTG GTGGAGGCTACACTTGAACATATTTGCCGTCATGAAGGTGATGGGGCGATTCTTGTCTTCCTCACTGGCTGGGATGAGATTTCGAAACTGCTTGAGAAAATCAACGGGAACAGACTGCTTGGAGATTCTAGCAAGTTCTTAATTCTTCCTCTGCATGGTTCAATGCCGACGGTTAATCAACGTGAAATTTTTGACCGTCCACCTCCTAATAAGCG GAAAATAGTTTTGGCTACAAACATTGCCGAGAGTAGTATTACAATTGATGATGTTGTATATGTTGTGGATTGCGGTAAAGCAAAGGAAACTAGCTATGATGCTTTGAACAAGGTGGCATGTCTCTTGCCATCATGGATTTCAAAGGCTTCAGCACACCAG AGACGAGGTCGTGCTGGACGTGTCCAAGCTGGAGTTTGCTACAGGTTGTATCCAAAAGTCATCTATGATTCTTTCCCACAGTATCAGTTACCAGAAATCATACGGACTCCACTGCAAGAGTTATGCCTGCATATCAAAAGTTTGCAGGTTGGATCCATAGGATCATTCTTGGCCAAGGCATTGCAGCCACCAGATGCACTTGCTGTTGAGAATGCTATTGAACTTCTCAAAACAATTGGGGCTTTAGACGACATTGAAGATCTTACACCCCTTG GTCGGCATCTTTGCACTCTACCCGTAGACCCAAATATAGGAAAGATGCTTCTGATTGGAGCTATCTTCCAGTGCGTCAATCCTGCTTTGACAATTGCCGCTGCGCTGGCATATCGTAGCCCCTTTGTCTTACCATTAAATaggaaagaagaagctgatgatgCTAAAAGATATTTTGCTGGTGATTCCTGCAG TGATCACATTGCTCTGCTTAAGGCATATGAGGGATATCGGGATGCAAAGCGTGGTGGAAACGAAAAAGATTTTTGTTGGCAAAACTTTCTTTCCCCTGTAACTCTAAGGATGATGGAGGATATGAGAAACCAGTTTCTTGATCTTTTATCAGATATAGGTTTCGTAGACAAATCAAGGCCAAGT GCATACAACCAATACAGCCAAGACATGGAGATGGTAAGCGCGGTTTTGTGTGCGGGGCTGTACCCAAATGTTGTGCAATGCAAAAGAAGAGGGAAGCGCACTGCATTCTACACTAAAGAGTTGGGTAAAGTTGATATCCACCCTGGATCTGTCAACGCAAGAGTAAATCTCTTCTCGCTGCCGTATTTGGTCTACAGCGAAAAGGTGAAGACGACAAGTGTATATATCCGAGACTCGACAAACATATCAGATTATGCACTCCTTATGTTCGGTGGCAATCTTATCCCAAGCAAAACCGGGGAAGGTATAGAGATGTTGGGAGGGTATCTCCATTTCTCTGCCTCGAAGAACGTCTTGGAACTGATACAG AGATTGCGGGGAGAGGTGGACAAGCTGCTGAATAAGAAGATAGAGGATCCGAGTTTGGACATAACTGTGGAGGGAAAAGGAGTGGTTTCAGCTGTGGTGGAGTTGTTACGCAGCCGAAACATAAG TGAAATCAACTCTCTCGATCGCTCTCGGGAAATAATAGTATGA